Proteins found in one Hevea brasiliensis isolate MT/VB/25A 57/8 chromosome 18, ASM3005281v1, whole genome shotgun sequence genomic segment:
- the LOC110636483 gene encoding uncharacterized protein LOC110636483 isoform X1, with amino-acid sequence MGAGAPTMSQQGLKKKYPKHRKLIEVALETSPTADSNKEIEEQSDVASAKAFPKATGASAPIVSQQGLKKKYHKHRKLIRVAPETSPMVGSKKEIEEQSDVTSAKAFQKAMGAGAPTVSQQGLKEKYNKHRKLIGVAP; translated from the exons ATGGGTGCAG GTGCTCCAACAATGTCTCAACAAGGGCTTAAGAAAAAGTATCCCAAACACAGAAAGCTTATTGAGGTTGCACTAGAAACTTCTCCGACAGCGGATTCTAACAAGGAGATAGAAGAACAATCAGATGTGGCTTCAGCAAAAGCTTTTCCAAAAGCAACGGGTGCAA GTGCTCCAATAGTGTCACAACAAGGACTTAAGAAGAAGTATCACAAACACAGAAAGCTTATTAGAGTTGCACCAGAAACTTCTCCGATGGTGGGTTCTAAGAAGGAGATAGAAGAACAGTCAGATGTGACTTCAGCAAAAGCTTTCCAAAAAGCAATGGGTGCAG GTGCTCCAACTGTGTCTCAACAAGGGCTTAAGGAGAAGTATAATAAACACAGAAAGCTTATTGGAGTTGCACCGTAA
- the LOC110636483 gene encoding uncharacterized protein LOC110636483 isoform X2, which translates to MGAGAPTMSQQGLKKKYPKHRKLIEVALETSPTADSNKEIEEQSDVASAKAFPKATGASAPIVSQQGLKKKYHKHRKLIRVAPETSPMVGSKKEIEEQSDVTSAKAFQKAMGAGIILESVN; encoded by the exons ATGGGTGCAG GTGCTCCAACAATGTCTCAACAAGGGCTTAAGAAAAAGTATCCCAAACACAGAAAGCTTATTGAGGTTGCACTAGAAACTTCTCCGACAGCGGATTCTAACAAGGAGATAGAAGAACAATCAGATGTGGCTTCAGCAAAAGCTTTTCCAAAAGCAACGGGTGCAA GTGCTCCAATAGTGTCACAACAAGGACTTAAGAAGAAGTATCACAAACACAGAAAGCTTATTAGAGTTGCACCAGAAACTTCTCCGATGGTGGGTTCTAAGAAGGAGATAGAAGAACAGTCAGATGTGACTTCAGCAAAAGCTTTCCAAAAAGCAATGGGTGCAGGTATTATACTTGAATCTGTTAATTGA